In Fusarium oxysporum f. sp. lycopersici 4287 chromosome 12, whole genome shotgun sequence, one DNA window encodes the following:
- a CDS encoding 3-oxoacyl-[acyl-carrier protein] reductase (At least one base has a quality score < 10), translated as MSLNGKVVLVTGGSKGIGKAVAERVVADGASVVINYSSDSKPAEDLVIKIGSDRTLAFKADVSNIAEIEKLVQATVEKFGKIDCVMANAACAPMNDLESSTEEGFDKAFNLNVKGPYFLVQKAVKHMPRDGRVILVSSGVLHQSQVAPRYLLYASSKGSIEQMTRILAKDLGPKGITVNAIAPGPTATEMFFQGKSQELIDTIAGFSPLGRLGKPEEIAGLAAFLAGPTSSWVSGQVIGANGGSFV; from the exons ATGTCACTTAACGGAAAGGTGGTCCTCGTCACCGGCGGTTCCAAAGGAATTGGAAAAGCAGTCGCCGAGCGTGTTGTCGCCGACGGTGCGAGTGTTGTAATCAACTACTCCAGCGACAGCAAGCCTGCGGAAGATCTTGTCATTAAGATAGGCTCCGACAGGACCCTTGCTTTCAAAGCTGATGTCTCGAATATCGCTGAGATCGAGAAGCTGGTGCAAGCGACAGTTGAGAAGTTCGGCAAGATTGATTGCGTAATGGCAAATGCTGCATGCGCTCCCATGAATGATCTCGAGAGTTCAACAGAGGAAGGCTTCGATAAAGCCTTTAATCTTAACGTGAAGGGACCTTACTTTCTTGTTCAA AAAGCAGTTAAGCATATGCCGCGAGACGGCCGAGTCATCCTCGTTTCAAGCGGTGTTCTTCACCAATCACAAGTAGCACCTCGCTACCTACTTTACGCGTCCTCCAAAGGCTCCATTGAGCAGATGACACGTATTCTTGCTAAAGACTTGGGACCCAAGGGTATCACTGTCAATGCTATCGCCCCTGGTCCGACAGCCACAGAAATGTTCTTCCAGGGTAAATCGCAGGAACTCATCGATACTATCGCCGGTTTCAGTCCTCTTGGACGCCTAGGGAAACCAGAGGAAATTGCTGGTTTAGCTGCTTTTCTTGCTGGTCCAACTAGTTCCTGGGTGTCTGGGCAGGTCATCGGGGCTAATGGAGGTTCTTTTGTTTAA